The window AAAAAAATTAAAATCGAATATTTAGATTAGCGGAGGAGTATACGAATGAAAGATCTAGTCAGTTTATTAAAGGGCGGAAATAAGCCATCCTTACTCGCAGCACTCGTCAATGCATTTTTAGGTACCCTTAAAGGTGTAGCCTTCTTTTTAACAGGAAATGTAGCCATGTTTGCCGAAATGATGCATTCATTTGGTGATGCAGCGAACCAATTTTTTGTTTTTATCGGTTCAGCCTTATCCAAAAAAGCACCTTCTCCTCGTTTCCCTAACGGCTATGGGCGCGTAGTGAATCTTGTGTGCCTTGGCGCGGTATTGATTGTTGCAATTTTATCTTATGAAACAATTAAAGAAGGCTTGCACCACTTTTTGCATCCCGCTACCGAATCGAGTGGTATGTATATTGCACTTAGCGTGTTAGCAATAGGGGCGTTTTTAGAGTTAATTGTTTTAAATAAAGCAGCGAAAGAAGTGCTCCATGAAGTTGGGGTGGAAGGTAAAGGTCTTGCAATTTTTCAATCTGTCCGCTATTTAAAACGTGCTAAACCTGCTACAAAATTAGTATGGATGGAAGATTTAGTTGCAACGGGTGGTAATGTTCTCGCAATTTTAGCGATTGTCATTGCTCATTTTACTGGATTTTATCGATTGGAAGGCTTAGTATCCATTATCATTGGATTAATGATGTTTTATGTTGTAGGTCGTGTATTCCTTGATAATGCACGTGGAGCGATTGGGGAAACGGATGAGGAAATGTTAGTTCACATTGGTAATCTGGTTATGCAAGATCCCAATGTGGCGGATATTGCTCGTCTCGAAGTGATTAAAGAGGGAGAATTTTTACATGTGGAACTCGTTGCAGAAACAGATTCAAAGTTATCATTAGCTTACTTAGATGATGTCAGAGACCACTTAACAGAATTATTATTAAATCAAAAAGGGGTTACAAAGGTGACAATGGCGTTCGATGAAGATGATGGTGAGCGCGCATGGACACATACAGCAACGATACCCGAGGGAAATAAAGGGAGAATTTAAGCCATCACTTTTTTCAATAAAAAATGAGACTAGACATTCCTAAAAGGAGTTCTAGTCTCTTTTCTTATTTTATAAAGACATCTCTAAAATCTTTCGTACATCTTCAGATTGCAGTTTATTAAAGTTACCGAATGGACCATTGACCATACAATGGTGGACCATATCATCAAAATGCGTTTCATCAATTTCGTAATCTGCTAATTTTTTCGGCGCTCCGATGGAAGTCCAAAATGCTGAAAGAGCTTCAATTCCCTCTATAGCAATTTGTTCATTGGATTTATCAGCTACTTCAATTCCGAAAACCTTCTCTGCTAGTCTTGCAAATTTTGCAGTGTTTACATGAACATTATGGCGCATCCAATTCGGGAAAAGAATTGCTAATCCACCTGCATGCGCAATATCATAATATGCAGAAACTGCGTGCTCGATATTATGTGTCGCCCAATCTCCGCGAGCTCCTAATGATAAATAGCCATTCAAACCTAATGTCGCCGCAAGCATCAATGTCTCTCTATACCCGTAATTTGTTGGATCTTCCAAAACTTTCGGGGTTACGTCAATAATTGTACGTAAAACCCCCTCGCTCATCTCATCCATTAGTGGCGTACTTGTTGCATTATTAAAATATTGCTCGAAAATATGTGTCATCGTATCAACAATGCCATTGATTGTTTGGTTCGTCGGTACTGTATACGTATAAGTAGGATCTAAAATCGAAAACTTAGGAAAAACAGCGGGACTTCCCCAGCTAAATTTTTCTTTCGTTGCTAAATTCGTAATGACGGAGCCTGAGTTCATTTCAGATGCTGTTGCTGCTAACGTAAGTACCGTAGCTAATGGCAATGCATCTTTCGGGAATACTTTCTTTGTTACAATATCCCACGCATCTTCCTCTATTTTAGCACCCGCTACGATTAATTTTGCACAATCAATTACAGAACCGCCACCTACCGCTAAAACAAGATCGATTTTTTGTTCTTTACAAATTTCAATTCCTTTACGCGCTGTTTCCACTCGAGGGTTTGGTTCCACTCCAGATAACTCGAAAATCTCCATTGAAAGCTCATTTAAGAGAGCCACGATGTTATCGTAAACACCATTTGATTTAATACTGCCCCCACCGTATACAAGCAAAATATTTTTACCGTATTGTGGTAACTCTTTTCGTAAGTTTTCGATACTCCCCTTACCAAAATGGATTTTTACCGGATTGTAAAATGAAAAAGCATTCATCCTTAGCCCTCCTCTAATTAAAAAACTACTTTTATATGTTCATTTTCTCACCATTCACATTAAATAGCTAATATTATTCCCCCTATTAGAAAGGCGCTTTTCAATTAAAAATAAAAACCTCACTCAGAAAATAACTAAGTGAGGTTTAATAATTAGGAGGATTTACACCCAACCACGGAAACGAGATGCTTCCGCTGTGCGACGTACGCCAACCATGTATGCTGCTAATCGCATGTTGATGTTACGATTTTGTGCTGTTGTATATACATTATCAAATGCTGTTACCATTTTTTTGTATAATTTTTCACGAACTTCTTCTTCTGTCCAGTAGTAACCTTGGTTGTTTTGTACCCATTCGAAATAAGATACTGTTACCCCACCAGCTGATGCTAATACGTCTGGCACTAAAAGAATCCCGCGCTCAGTTAAAATTTTTGTTGCTTCTGCAGTAGTTGGACCGTTCGCTGCTTCTACTACGATATTCGCTTTAATCTGATGTGCGTTGTCTGCTGTAATTTGATTTTCGATTGCAGCAGGTACTAAAATATCACAATCTAATTCAAGTAATTCTTTATTTGTAATTGTATTTTCAAATAACGTTGTAACTGTCCCAAATGAATCACGACGATCTAATAAATAGTCGATATCTAAACCATTCGGATCATGTAATGCCCCCTGCGCATCTGAAATACCGATAACCTTTGCACCTAAGTCACTCATGAACTTCGCTAAGAAACTACCTGCGTTTCCAAAACCTTGGATAACGATTCGTGCTCCTTTAATTTCGATATTACGTTTTTTTGCAGCTTCTTCAATAACAATTGTTACCCCTTCTGCTGTTGCACGGTCACGACCTTGTGAACCACCTAGCACAATCGGCTTACCTGTAATGAATCCAGGAGAGTTAAACTCGTCCATACGGCTATATTCATCCATCATCCATGCCATAATTTGAGCATTTGTAAATACGTCTGGTGCAGGAATGTCTTTTGTTGGACCTACGAATTGTTTAATCGCACGCACATACCCACGACTTAAGCGTTCAAGCTCGCCCATCGACATTTCACGTGGGTCACAAACAACTCCACCTTTACCACCGCCATATGGAAGATCGACGATGCCGCATTTCAACGTCATCCACATCGAAAGCGCTTTCACTTCTTCCTCAGAAACCATTGGATGGAAACGTACTCCACCCTTTGTAGGTCCGACTGCATCATTATGCTGCCCGCGGTAACCTGTAAATACTTTTGTAGTGCCATCATCCATTTTTACAGGAATACGAACTGAAAGCATGCGAATCGGTTCTTTTAATAATTCGTACATCGCTTCATCATAGCCCAGTTTATTTAATGCTTCATGAATTACTTCTTGAGTTGATGTGAACAGGTTTAAATTTTCAGCCATTGTTATTCGCCTCTTTAAAATTTAATGTTTTTGAGTCTTTCCGCCAACATTGTAACACACTTCTTTCCGACTTTGTTAGATTATTTGTCACATTTTGAACACTTTTATTATAATGTTGCTGAATTCACTAATAATTTGCTATTTTACTTTCAAATCAATAATATTTGTCAATTAAAAAAGACATCAATGCGCTTTCCATTGATGCCTTTTCAAACAGTTATTGACCAGATTGTTCGATCCAATCTTGTAATTTATCCTTTAGTAATTT is drawn from Solibacillus sp. R5-41 and contains these coding sequences:
- a CDS encoding Glu/Leu/Phe/Val dehydrogenase encodes the protein MAENLNLFTSTQEVIHEALNKLGYDEAMYELLKEPIRMLSVRIPVKMDDGTTKVFTGYRGQHNDAVGPTKGGVRFHPMVSEEEVKALSMWMTLKCGIVDLPYGGGKGGVVCDPREMSMGELERLSRGYVRAIKQFVGPTKDIPAPDVFTNAQIMAWMMDEYSRMDEFNSPGFITGKPIVLGGSQGRDRATAEGVTIVIEEAAKKRNIEIKGARIVIQGFGNAGSFLAKFMSDLGAKVIGISDAQGALHDPNGLDIDYLLDRRDSFGTVTTLFENTITNKELLELDCDILVPAAIENQITADNAHQIKANIVVEAANGPTTAEATKILTERGILLVPDVLASAGGVTVSYFEWVQNNQGYYWTEEEVREKLYKKMVTAFDNVYTTAQNRNINMRLAAYMVGVRRTAEASRFRGWV
- a CDS encoding iron-containing alcohol dehydrogenase; the protein is MNAFSFYNPVKIHFGKGSIENLRKELPQYGKNILLVYGGGSIKSNGVYDNIVALLNELSMEIFELSGVEPNPRVETARKGIEICKEQKIDLVLAVGGGSVIDCAKLIVAGAKIEEDAWDIVTKKVFPKDALPLATVLTLAATASEMNSGSVITNLATKEKFSWGSPAVFPKFSILDPTYTYTVPTNQTINGIVDTMTHIFEQYFNNATSTPLMDEMSEGVLRTIIDVTPKVLEDPTNYGYRETLMLAATLGLNGYLSLGARGDWATHNIEHAVSAYYDIAHAGGLAILFPNWMRHNVHVNTAKFARLAEKVFGIEVADKSNEQIAIEGIEALSAFWTSIGAPKKLADYEIDETHFDDMVHHCMVNGPFGNFNKLQSEDVRKILEMSL
- a CDS encoding cation diffusion facilitator family transporter; the protein is MKDLVSLLKGGNKPSLLAALVNAFLGTLKGVAFFLTGNVAMFAEMMHSFGDAANQFFVFIGSALSKKAPSPRFPNGYGRVVNLVCLGAVLIVAILSYETIKEGLHHFLHPATESSGMYIALSVLAIGAFLELIVLNKAAKEVLHEVGVEGKGLAIFQSVRYLKRAKPATKLVWMEDLVATGGNVLAILAIVIAHFTGFYRLEGLVSIIIGLMMFYVVGRVFLDNARGAIGETDEEMLVHIGNLVMQDPNVADIARLEVIKEGEFLHVELVAETDSKLSLAYLDDVRDHLTELLLNQKGVTKVTMAFDEDDGERAWTHTATIPEGNKGRI